GCGGCTGGAAGGTGGTTTGCCTGAATGGCGTGAGGATGGAAGACCAGTGCTCATCGACGTGGGCTGAGCGTTGTTGGGCTCAATAGGACGGCGCCCGGTTTCGAAAGGACAGGACTTCGCTCATCGCGCTCCATCTTCGTTGACGATGCAATCATATTGCCCGATGGCTGACACCTGATACGGCGACCCTAGTTCGTCGCGCGCCACATCCGGTATCGCCCCTGGCCTGTCATCTCGCGGATCAGACCCCGCGCTTCCATCCAGGCAAGGTTGCGCTGCACGGCCGCTCGACTGGCGCCGGTCATGGTCTCGGCCATGGGGGCCGAGACGAGGGGCCATTCGGTCAGTACGGCGCGCAGCGCCCGCGGTGTCTTTCCCGAGAGCGGTGACATCTCGATTTCTGCCCGCGCTGACCATGCTTCGATATCGTCGAGGTGCCGCATCGCGGTCAGGCTTGCTGTTTCCATCCCGTCGAGCCAGCGCGCCAGACGGACAGTCTGTGAGCCACCTGCGCGCAGGCCCCCTGCCCCGCCCATCGCCAGCGGCGTAAAGACTGCGCCCCTCCCTTCGCTGGCCGAGATGCGTGCGGCGGTCACCGCCGCTTCCATCCGGTCACTGTGCTGCCCGAGTCCTGCTAGGTTCCAAAGGTGGAAGCCCATGCAGGCGCGGGTGATCGGGTGCAGATCGTCAGCTTGCGCCATAAGGTCCAGCCACCCCTCGGCTCGATCGGAGAATGGTTCTGCCACATCATCCATGTTCTCGGGGTCACGGCGATCCAGGAAGGCAGACAGGTCGACGTCTGGCCCCGGCCCACCCGTCAGGCGCCGCACCGCCCACCCCACCCGCGCCAGCGCTGTTGTGTCGTCTTGGACTCCCGAAAGGCGCATGGAGATCCACAGTGCCAACCTATCCGGCGCGACTCGATCCCCGGCGAACCAACTCAGGTCGGCCGCCTCGATCAGGGCCAGTCTGTGCCGCCACCCCTCTGGTCCGCGCTTTAGCCGTTCATCCAGCGCTCCAAGCCGACCCGCGACGCGGGCGAGGCGCGCGGCATGCCCCGCCTCGGCCTTCCGCCAGTCGTCGAGAACCGCCATCTCGCGGGGCTCCGCCCGTGGTCCAGGCGGCAGATCGTCGGTTTCCTCTTCGATCGGACCGGGCAGGAACCACAGATTGTTGTCTGACGTCTCATCGACCTCTCCAACGGCAATGGGAGGTACCTCGAAATCATCATGCAAGACGGATGCTTGAGGTTTCATATGTGCAAAATACGTGCAGTTTGCACTTTACCAAAGGGTTTTGTTGGGGGGCGTCGACACAGTTGTATATAGCACGCGCGCGCGATGGTCTTCGAGACCTCTCTGACCGTGGTCAGCCTCAGGAAACCAAGGGCTTTTCGATGGACAGCACCGCAAAGAGCGCCCTTGCTTCCGTTTACAAACGGTCGTTTATTGGCGATAGATGAAATTGCAAACGGCCTGTTTTGATGCCATTGATAGGCTACGCGCGCGTCTCGACAGAGGATCAGACCCCCCTGCCCCAGTCGCAGGCCCTGAAATCCGCGGGCTGCGCAGAGATCCATGAAGAGCAAGCCTCGGGCGGGAACCGCGCGCGGCCGGTGCTGGCCCGCGTGCTCGAGCGGATTGGCAAGGGCGATACGCTGGTCGTGGTGCGCATCGACCGGCTGGCGCGGTCGCTCTCGCATCTCCTTGAGGTGATCGAACGGCTGGAGGCGAAGGGCGCCTTCTTCCGTTCACTCATGGACCCGATCGACACGTCCTCCCCGCAGGGCAAGTTCACCCTCCAGGTCTTAGGCGCCGCGGCCGAGTTCGAGCGCGCCCTGATCCGCGAACGCACCAAGGCCGGGCTGGCCAGCGCACGAACCAAGGGCCGGGTCGGCGGCAATCCGGGCCTCCGCGCCCGTGATCCGGCGGCGTTGCGCAAGGTGCGGCTGGCGCGACAGGACGGCTACATGGAACGCCTGAACGAGACGGCGCAGGACTGGGTTCCCCATATCCGTCGCCTGCGCCCGGACTTGGCCTGGGAAGACGTAGTGCGCATCGTCAACGGCCCCCTGCCCCGCGAGCGTCAATGGACGCAAAGCCGGCTTTTGCGCGCGGTCAACGCCTATGTCCGGGACGGCTTCCTGCCGCCCACGGTACTGGACCGCGCCGGCCGCCGCGAAACCGACGACCGCCTGCCCGCCATCGTCGCTGCCATCAAGGGCGCGGACCCCGACATCACGCTTCAGGCGATCTGCACCCGGCTAGAGGCGATGCGCGAGCGCACGCCTCGCGGGCGGGCAAGCTGGCAACCCTCTTCGGTGAAGATGCTGCTGGAGCGGGCCGAGAGGCTGGGGCTGCTTGAGTAGTCGAGATACCTTGCAAATCCTCCACGACATGGAAGGATTACACGGCTTTGGCCAGCGCCATGCTCAGAAACTGTCTGCTCACGCAAAAGGGTTGATGATGCGAAGCTGGCCTTCGACCAGCAGGCCATCTTGCATGTCCTCGCTCCACAGCGTGGTGCAGCCCGCAACCAAAGCGCTGGCCATGATCATGGCGTCGTAGATCGAGAAGCTGTAGCGTTCCGCCAAGGCGCGGCCGACGTCGTGGGTCTGAATG
This genomic interval from Fuscovulum ytuae contains the following:
- a CDS encoding recombinase family protein; the encoded protein is MPLIGYARVSTEDQTPLPQSQALKSAGCAEIHEEQASGGNRARPVLARVLERIGKGDTLVVVRIDRLARSLSHLLEVIERLEAKGAFFRSLMDPIDTSSPQGKFTLQVLGAAAEFERALIRERTKAGLASARTKGRVGGNPGLRARDPAALRKVRLARQDGYMERLNETAQDWVPHIRRLRPDLAWEDVVRIVNGPLPRERQWTQSRLLRAVNAYVRDGFLPPTVLDRAGRRETDDRLPAIVAAIKGADPDITLQAICTRLEAMRERTPRGRASWQPSSVKMLLERAERLGLLE